The genomic region CTTGGAATGTTCTTTTGTATGCATCCTTATCGATTTAGATGGTCAGTCttatgtaagacggttttacattgaTATTGTGTAGACAACGGATTCCAGTTGTATAGAACATAGCCCGCACGAACAcaattgccaaaaaaaaaaaaagttacataAACGCACAGAAAGATTCGTCAAATGTTAAgaattgctcaaaaactatacatATAAATTcaaatatgctcagaaaaaatgcATGTATACTCAATAACTAAAAAGGTCTGAGGTAATACAACAGATGTGTAATCCTTTTTCTTGTAGTCCGTACCTTACCGAGACAGGTTGTGCAAAAAATAAACGAGTAGTTTTGCTTGTGACGGAAATAAGCTTGTGATGTTTCAGTGTCTAacaatcctcttttctttttaataTTATTTAAATCGGATAGGAGTCGTCACGAGTCATCTGCTGCTATGTAATTGTTAATCCATACCCCAATCTACAAACAAATCCAAGGTAAATTTCGAACGTTGAATTTTTCTTGATGAGAGTTTCGACTTTTCATGCTTCTCAAGGTCGACTTTTGCCTCGAATGAGTACTTGAGTGTCTCACATTCGCCATCCATCAACACATTGAGAGACCTAATCAGTTTTTCTTAACTATAGtcgtttttaatttatttttcaatTAGTTTGTTGAGCACCTTAAGTCTAGCTCGATTTTTCAGACATGATTTAATTGTGCATAACAATCCGTTTTACTAATTATACACGATTGCAAATGTCAATCACGTTAGTTGGCAAAATCATGACTCATGAACTCATGATCTAGGTTTTAGCTCCATCGACATCAAAATAGGCCTTTTAATTCACTTTAAACCAAATACGGAGTAACAAATAATTCAAGAGTCTAACCGATATGACTTGGAAAGAGTCGATTGACCTATCTTAAAATAAAGAAACTTGTACATAAAATAATTCCCATTACCCCTAAAAAAATGGGTTTTGAATTGGGGAGTCTCATCTTGATACTCCATAATACTCCCTCTAATCCGTTATTTCCTTCCCCTTTGATGTGGGCACAATGATTAAGAGTAGGAGTATTATATTAAGGATAGCgatagggcgccaccgggtggtACCGAATCTCGGCGCCACCAtaattaaagaaaaataaaaataaaaaaataatatattAGTTTTCGTTCTTGCGCCAAAAATTTAAGGGTAGATGCGTAATTTTATATGTATTCATATGTATTCAATTAAAATTAATTAACCATACTAAATTTTATCAAAATTTTAACATCAAAACAATTTATTTAGCCTAATTTATATGAGTACTAAATTCATCGGTCATTACATTTCTTCATCGTTGTATTGTGTTCATCATCTACTTTTACATCTCCCGAAAGACGAGTCGAAGTAGAATGGACACAAGCTTGAGTGCTTGACCTTAACAAATCAATTTACACAAATCTTTGCCGGTGTGGTTCGTTGTTTATTATCTTATCAATTCCCTACCATGTAACCATGTTGCCTTCTTCACAAAACAACCGTGACTTCATCACATCACCATGGCCATGGCTGAAACCGCAATTGCCACCACCAAGGTCACCCGCACAAGAACTCTGTCTAGAAACGTGGCACTACTAAATACTCTGTCTAGAAACGTATAGCACCACCAAACTAAAGCTGTGTGTACTATCATTTCCATACTAGCTAGCAACATGCCTAGGTGTTCCTTGAACAAACGTGTTGGTTGTTGTAACTTCCGAATATCTCCACAAAAATGGGCAAAAAGTTAGGAAAATTCAACTGATTGGTTTTACTATTAATTATGATTAGTTATAAAAGATTAAGTTCCTAAATTACCCTTTATTATTAATTAGTTTGAAATTTTAATTTTAGTTGAGGGAAATGAAAATAGCTATGTAACTTACGATAATACCCCGGTGGCGCCCAATTTGAGTACCACCCGGTggcgccatctcattttccttaTATTAATAAAGGACATATGTAGGAGttgggtgataggagagagagatgaatGATTAGGAtttaggagttaaataatgaattgtggGCCACAAATATTAAAGTAAGAAATAAAATAGAAGTAAAAGAGTTGCGTggagtttggtgataggagagatagataaataaaataagaataaaagtttaacaaaaatagaaagggaaagaaaacctgactaatccgttttaggaaatatggAATAATATAGAATTGGAGGGAGgattatattttaatttgttgatGGTAGCACATACCTAAAAAAAATGGGTTTGGATTTGGGGGAGTTTCTTTTTTATATAGTTGGTAGAATTTTTCGTTCATAAATAATAAATAGATATAATTAGTGTTCTCTCTTAAAACGGTCATATTCGTCGTCAAATCAACGGTAAAAATTCTCGAATGGGCTACTAATTAATAAATAACCAGCTGATCTCTCTTAAAATGATCATATTTGGGTCATACGACCCCATATAAGTAGATGAGACAAGTTTACCATTTACTTGGCATACTGTTTTTTATTTCATCCATCTATTTGACTTTTTTTATTGTTTAAGACTAATATGTCCGACTTAAAAAAGAATTTGTGATAAATAATGGATTAACTAATTCTAAAGCAAAATGGTGGCTATTTTCAGTACGTAGAAAATCATGCCAAGAAGCATGCCGCATGGCGCATTCCTACTACAATACTCGTGACTGTCGCGAGAAACTAAGGAACATACACGTACATGAAATCTTACAATTTTTTTATCATAACGAAATCCAATTATCCAACTATAAATACTAGCTATTCGTTTATTGTATAATTCAAGCAATTAAGAACAAGTataacaaaaaatcaaaaaaaaaaatacaaattcagGAAATATGAAGATTGAGAATAACCATACTGCAGCTGGTACTGACCAAGATAGCTATGCTCGTAACTCAATAATTCAGGTACGTGCAATAATTTTGGTTCGGAATAAGTACGTTGTGAGTTTACACAACGCGGTGTTTTGGTCACTTGGTGGCACCGAGTTCAGTTACACCGTACCCTACTCACACAGTCACAGTAGTATACATAAATAACATAATTACTCTGTacattaaaatacgaagtataaaaTTTGTATATATAACATGACACGTATGTTTATGTTATACGGAGTACTAGCAAGTAAGTGGATTATACttctgatgtagtacatcagatgttatagtttttgagttttattataaagtagttacattataactcaaaaaaattacctATAAGCTCGGAAAAACTTGATTTATAACATCGTAAAactaaaatataatttataaattctatagaactcaaaaaaaaattacacaaaaactcaaaaagtcaTTAAATGTGAGGTaatacatctgatgtacaatcTTTTTGTCAGTACTAGTAGTTTATTAGTTTACCATTGCTCATGACTTTACCAACTAAGCTAGTCATATGCAGGCATGTAGTATGTGTATGTGCGCGCGTGTTTTTTTCCTGAAACATTTTATTTGACAATTCGATATAATCTTAACAGGCAATGTCGATATCAAAGGAATTTCCGACAATAAAAGAAGCACTCGAACGACTATACGCAACAATGCAACCAAAATGCATAATGGTAGGAGAATTAGGGTGTGCTTCAGGGCCTAACACTCTAATGGTTATACCAGAAGTCATAGATATAACCTACAAAACATACAGGGCTATGAATTTCCAAGATATTCCAGAAATCAGTGTGTTTCTGAATGATCTTCCTGCTAATGATTTCAACACAATTGCTTTATCCCTTGCTAGCTTTCATAAGAAGCTAGATGTTGATCGAAAAGGCGATGTTGGACGATGTTACGTCTCTGCCACTCCTGGTTCTTACTTAACCAGGATTTTTCCTGACAATTTCCTTCATTTTGTGCATTGCTCACAAAGTGCTCATTGGCTCTCTCAGGTTTGTTAATTACTCATATCTATCTATGCGGTCGTGGCGACTAAAAACAGTCGCCAAACTGCGACTGTTTTTAGTCGCCTGCTTAAAAAAatacagtcgccaaatttggcgactatcACCCGTCGCCAAATGCGACTAAACCTTGCTACCAAGGGCGGGCGACTGTTCTAAGTCACTAAATTTATaagggcgactgaaatcagtcgccttCTTTAGTCGCCCTTGCCGTGATTTCTTGTAGTGCTATGCGTTAAATGAGATATGGTTCTCGATAAATCTTATACCGAGTAACATCCCTAAGACCGACCATTTTGTACAGAAAGGGGAGATAAAACATAACAATACCAATATGACAATCAAACAAATCTATGAACCTGCAGATATTAACTAGCTTAGTTGGGAAAGTCATGACTTATGACTTATGAGAGGTGGTATTCATAACCTAGGTTCAAACTCCGTCAGTATCAAAATCGCCCTTTCactcccttttaaaaaaaaaaaaaaaaatgaccccTATCGTTAACCACTAGTGTGTTAAAGCGGCTATTTTACTTACTGAGAATTTTCGTGATTTGGTCTAAAATGATGTGTCGTATGCAAATACGAGTCTTAACACGACTATTTTCTGATTtgtttgatacatagaatgatttgtgcctgtgaatgacaATAGGTGCCAAAGGGGTTGCTTACCAAGGGAGAGGGTTCGATAAACAAGGGAAACATATACATTGCTGATACGAGTCCACCAGAGGTTCACGGAGCATACAGAGAGCAATTTGAGGAAGATTTCACGACATTTTTGAAGCAGCGAGGAGAGGAGATTGTTACAGGAGGTTGTATGGTCATTAACTTAATGGCTAGTACCAAGTCTTACAGGCCTCAGGATTACTTCATGAAACAAGCTCTCAACATTCCCTTTGGGGATATGGCTTCTGAGGTACTTAATATACTTCTATCATATGAAACTGACGGGATTTAAACTCGGATCATGAGTACCACCCTTTATGACTTTACTAGTTAGGTTAgctgacattttaatcataaatatAGCTGAAGTGAGCTATACTGACCCTATATTGACTAGATCCGAAATGATCCAATATGAGAATGACTCGATCTTAAATAACTTGAAATGGAACCGTAGAGCTTTCCTGATATAACCCCATACAGTCATAGACTCAAATGAGGATTGTACCCAAACTGACTTGACACACAACCGAGAGACAAGATATAAACTAACCCGACTCAAATGATTTACGAGTAACTTTTACCATTGGATGTATTGTAGGGATTGATTGATAGAAAGAAGTTGGATGAATTCGAGCTGGCATTTTATCCTCCGACAACAGAAGAACTGATGAAAGTAATCGTGGATGAAGGATCCTTCCATGTTCAAAAGCATGGCATTTTCACTGTGGATTGGGATTTACCTATAAAGGATCCGCGAAATTATTATGGGAAAATAAGTGAAGCTGAGAAGATTGATGTGAATGAAAGGGCTAAGTATGTAGCAGCTCCCCTGATTGCAACAACAAAGTATATGATGGGGACTCAGTTCGGCGAGCATGTGTTGGATGAATACTATGCTCGAGTCACTAAGGTTCTAGCTGACCGGTTGAGTTCAGGTCGCAAGTGCGAGAGCTTACACCACTCCATCTCCTTGATCAAAATATAAACCTCACTCCATCTCCTTGATCAAAATATAAACCTCAGTATTGAATAAACGACAATGTCATTGTACATCTTTGTTTTTGTTGTGTTTTGAGAGGCTTTTGCATTGCTGAAATGCTTGTGATATAAGAAATAAATGTTTACCTCAGTGGGAATAAATGGTCTTCAATAACTATTATCGTCGACTGAATGAACTATATGCGGTAATTTTATGCACGCGAGAAAATAAAAAATGATTGGCAAATAACTGAGAATTGTGACTTATGACTGTTACGAGTTATGATGAACAACTGTGGTGTACATTGCCTTGAAGAATGTTTGATCAGAAATCAGAACTGCAGAATGCATTTTCCCGGACTGTCAAGGCAAAATAAAGATTTTTCGAGAAGAGAAAAAAActgaacaaaaatcaaatttaaacaAAACCTCAATGTCACATGAAAATGATGCATTCTGGACATGATTACACACTAAAAAACCGCTAAT from Silene latifolia isolate original U9 population chromosome 3, ASM4854445v1, whole genome shotgun sequence harbors:
- the LOC141648609 gene encoding putative methyltransferase TCM_000336, which encodes MKIENNHTAAGTDQDSYARNSIIQAMSISKEFPTIKEALERLYATMQPKCIMVGELGCASGPNTLMVIPEVIDITYKTYRAMNFQDIPEISVFLNDLPANDFNTIALSLASFHKKLDVDRKGDVGRCYVSATPGSYLTRIFPDNFLHFVHCSQSAHWLSQVPKGLLTKGEGSINKGNIYIADTSPPEVHGAYREQFEEDFTTFLKQRGEEIVTGGCMVINLMASTKSYRPQDYFMKQALNIPFGDMASEGLIDRKKLDEFELAFYPPTTEELMKVIVDEGSFHVQKHGIFTVDWDLPIKDPRNYYGKISEAEKIDVNERAKYVAAPLIATTKYMMGTQFGEHVLDEYYARVTKVLADRLSSGRKCESLHHSISLIKI